A single region of the Ascaphus truei isolate aAscTru1 chromosome 6, aAscTru1.hap1, whole genome shotgun sequence genome encodes:
- the LOC142497917 gene encoding chemerin-like receptor 1, translating to METPVPPVYPTNNITEDRFTDELLDRISLYYFLITILYITCFSITFILGTIGNGLVIWIAGFKMKTVSAVWFLNLAVADFIFNIFLPFEITKYYMWYHWPFGQILCKVSITILFLNMLASVSFLTVISIDRCVSILWPFWAKIHRTPRLASTIAVFIWVFSLIISAPNLAFYDVQHDITNNVSTCFADYAVSSSDDETFDYNKWNLRNQAMIITRFVSMFVIPFTIILVCYGLIVFKINRIKRPTRSRRPFKVISAIVVCFFCCWFPYHICLIIISLNNTDYFVSLAPVSIFTCLAYSNSCLNPILYVFLGKDFKDHFRKSIPAMLENAFNERYDQGNKEGDDDADIKVELDTSC from the coding sequence ATGGAGACGCCTGTTCCGCCTGTTTATCCCACCAACAACATCACTGAGGACAGATTTACAGATGAATTACTGGACAGAAtttcactttattattttttgataacAATCCTATACATCACTTGTTTCAGTATCACATTCATCCTGGGGACTATAGGTAATGGTTTAGTCATCTGGATTGCCGGCTTCAAGATGAAGACAGTCAGTGCCGTGTGGTTCCTCAACCTAGCCGTGGCTGACTTTATATTTAATATCTTTCTTCCCTTTGAGATTACAAAGTATTATATGTGGTACCACTGGCCCTTTGGCCAAATACTATGCAAGGTCAGCATCACCATACTGTTCCTAAACATGCTTGCTAGTGTCTCTTTCTTAACGGTCATCAGCATTGACCGCTGTGTTTCCATCTTATGGCCGTTTTGGGCCAAAATACACCGGACACCAAGGTTAGCGTCCACCATTGCAGTATTTATTTGGGTGTTCTCTCTGATCATCAGTGCCCCAAATCTGGCTTTTTATGATGTCCAGCATGACATCACTAACAATGTTTCTACTTGTTTTGCTGACTATGCAGTTTCTTCCTCTGATGATGAAACATTTGACTATAACAAATGGAATCTAAGGAACCAGGCTATGATTATCACAAGGTTTGTCTCCATGTTTGTGATCCCCTTTACCATTATCCTGGTCTGTTATGGTCTCATAGTTTTCAAAATAAATAGAATTAAAAGGCCTACTAGGTCTCGGCGACCTTTCAAGGTTATCAGTGCCATTGTGGTCTGCTTCTTTTGCTGCTGGTTTCCATATCACATATGCCTAATTATAATATCCCTGAATAACACAGATTATTTTGTTTCTTTGGCACCTGTCTCCATTTTTACTTGCCTGGCTTACTCCAACAGTTGCCTCAATCCCATCCTCTATGTCTTCTTGGGCAAAGACTTTAAGGACCACTTTAGGAAGTCCATACCGGCCATGTTGGAAAATGCCTTTAATGAGCGGTATGACCAGGGCAACAAGGAAGGAGATGATGACGCTGATATCAAGGTGGAGCTGGATACTTCATGTTGA